Proteins found in one Vagococcus carniphilus genomic segment:
- a CDS encoding CDP-glycerol glycerophosphotransferase family protein, producing the protein MKGLVESAIKQLFKLIGFFHNDQIIYFESFHGSQYSDNPRAVFEWMRDEYPEYTLVWGVNKGSEEPFREEKVSYVLRFSLKWFLTMPRAGAWVINTRTPLWLAKNKKTTYIQTWHGTPLKKIGRDISQVNIPGYTKETYDQSFSDESKRWDYLVSPNEYCTRIFKQAFDYHGNMLEVGYPRNDVLVQKAQEKTIEQTLKIKHHFPVDKKLVLYAPTWRETENREKGKYAFTTEFPFDEVVEQFGEEAILLVRMHYLVAQQFDFSKYAGKVINVSTGYDMSDLLAVADLLITDYSSCFFDFAITNQPMLFFIPDQKNYEEEMRGFYFPMEETVPGKLVKTKHELLEELHQWEENSESIKPSTYEAFKTKFTQLETNQAAKKVSDAIVSKRKD; encoded by the coding sequence ATGAAGGGTCTCGTTGAATCAGCGATTAAACAACTATTTAAATTGATTGGCTTCTTTCATAATGACCAAATTATCTATTTTGAAAGCTTTCATGGTTCGCAGTACAGTGATAATCCAAGAGCTGTTTTTGAATGGATGAGAGATGAATATCCTGAGTACACCCTTGTATGGGGCGTGAACAAGGGAAGTGAGGAACCTTTTCGTGAAGAAAAGGTTTCTTATGTATTACGCTTTTCTCTTAAATGGTTTTTGACGATGCCAAGAGCAGGCGCTTGGGTCATTAATACAAGAACGCCGCTTTGGTTAGCTAAGAATAAAAAAACGACTTATATTCAAACGTGGCATGGAACACCATTGAAGAAAATCGGACGTGACATTTCTCAAGTGAATATACCAGGTTATACAAAAGAAACGTATGACCAATCTTTTTCTGACGAATCTAAAAGATGGGACTATCTGGTGTCACCCAATGAATATTGTACACGTATTTTCAAACAAGCCTTTGATTATCACGGGAACATGTTAGAAGTAGGTTATCCAAGAAATGATGTGTTAGTTCAAAAAGCACAAGAGAAAACAATTGAGCAAACGTTAAAAATTAAACATCATTTTCCAGTAGATAAAAAATTAGTGCTATATGCACCAACCTGGCGTGAAACGGAAAATCGAGAAAAAGGAAAGTATGCTTTTACAACAGAATTTCCTTTTGATGAAGTAGTGGAGCAGTTTGGCGAAGAAGCTATTTTATTAGTAAGGATGCATTACTTAGTAGCGCAACAATTTGATTTTTCTAAGTATGCTGGAAAAGTTATTAATGTCTCAACAGGTTATGATATGAGTGATTTATTAGCAGTGGCAGACCTCCTAATAACGGATTACTCCTCTTGTTTCTTTGATTTTGCGATAACGAATCAACCGATGCTTTTCTTTATACCAGATCAAAAAAATTACGAAGAAGAGATGCGCGGTTTTTATTTTCCAATGGAAGAAACTGTTCCAGGGAAATTAGTAAAAACAAAACATGAATTACTTGAAGAGCTACATCAGTGGGAAGAAAATTCAGAAAGTATAAAACCTTCAACATATGAAGCATTTAAAACCAAATTTACACAGCTTGAAACAAATCAAGCGGCTAAAAAAGTGTCAGATGCAATAGTTAGTAAGAGAAAGGATTAA
- a CDS encoding WecB/TagA/CpsF family glycosyltransferase — MSYKQEDILGVPVDILTMSDIKRDLLTYFEENKKMTLTSVNPQILLMAEQNEKVKEFVKNSTHKIPDGIGLVKVSKWTKGQIKTRVAGIEVMHEVLHFANEHKKRIFLLGAKPEVAQRASENIARDFPNLTVAGWIDGYTKMSDHDIVSKMNQAQTDMVFVAMGSPKQEEWLQNNLSVLNAIVYQTVGGSLDVISGTVKRAPEFFIKTNLEWLYRSCANPKRFYRIFQLPVFVLKALSWNRKNGEH, encoded by the coding sequence ATGAGCTATAAACAAGAAGATATCTTAGGCGTTCCCGTCGATATTTTAACCATGTCAGATATCAAACGTGATTTACTGACTTATTTTGAAGAAAATAAAAAAATGACTTTAACGAGTGTGAACCCTCAGATTTTATTGATGGCAGAACAAAACGAAAAGGTTAAGGAATTTGTTAAAAATTCAACCCATAAAATTCCTGATGGCATTGGCTTAGTTAAGGTTTCAAAATGGACCAAAGGCCAGATTAAAACAAGAGTCGCAGGAATTGAAGTGATGCATGAAGTGCTTCATTTTGCTAACGAACACAAAAAGAGAATCTTTTTATTAGGCGCAAAACCAGAAGTGGCACAACGCGCTTCAGAAAATATTGCAAGAGATTTTCCAAATCTAACGGTGGCAGGTTGGATTGATGGTTACACGAAAATGAGTGACCATGATATTGTTAGTAAAATGAATCAAGCTCAGACAGATATGGTTTTTGTTGCAATGGGTAGCCCGAAACAAGAAGAATGGCTACAAAACAATCTATCTGTATTAAATGCGATTGTCTATCAAACTGTTGGCGGAAGTTTAGATGTCATTAGTGGCACAGTTAAACGAGCACCTGAGTTTTTTATTAAAACAAATCTAGAGTGGTTATATCGCTCATGCGCTAACCCGAAAAGATTTTACCGAATTTTTCAACTACCAGTCTTTGTCTTAAAAGCACTTAGCTGGAATCGGAAAAATGGGGAACATTAA
- a CDS encoding CDP-glycerol glycerophosphotransferase family protein: MKNFLVSQLKNIYSAYVNKLSRKSHSKELKQQVVYLLSFPNNNHGLIEELNEKYPVVVCYTKNMASEALVLKELGIEIHLIDSFSGLRETVQAVSESQVVLADNYFAFLGDIEKQESQSFFQIWHATGAIKQFGLEDVKSKARSKSDQERFKRVYNSFDYFVVGSKKMGEVFIRSYGVKESNICYTGFPRTDYLLKEVKEKNTESTQTKILYLPTYRQEKNQHLTDDMVKLVESLDDTYYLKIKTHPHEEITQEELIKTSSQIELVKSDESADKLLLEADILITDYSSVAFDYSLINPAGKLIFYWYDEARYIKETGLQPNIKESLPSQVCHSIEEVVAEIKSQQQDLSHFNKIWNTYNDGQATKRLLEKIAEKMDGNT, from the coding sequence ATGAAAAACTTTCTAGTTAGTCAGTTAAAAAATATCTATTCAGCTTATGTAAATAAGCTCTCTAGAAAAAGTCACTCGAAAGAATTGAAACAACAAGTGGTTTATTTATTGAGTTTTCCAAACAACAATCATGGTTTAATTGAAGAGTTAAACGAAAAATACCCTGTTGTTGTTTGCTATACGAAAAATATGGCAAGTGAAGCACTAGTATTAAAAGAACTAGGCATTGAAATTCACTTGATTGATAGCTTTAGTGGTTTAAGAGAAACAGTGCAGGCTGTTAGTGAGAGTCAAGTAGTTCTAGCAGACAATTATTTTGCTTTTCTAGGTGATATAGAAAAGCAAGAGAGTCAGAGTTTCTTTCAAATCTGGCATGCTACTGGAGCGATTAAACAATTTGGTTTGGAAGATGTCAAAAGTAAAGCGCGATCTAAGAGTGATCAAGAACGATTTAAGCGTGTTTACAATAGCTTTGATTACTTTGTTGTTGGGTCAAAAAAAATGGGTGAGGTCTTCATTAGAAGCTATGGTGTGAAGGAATCCAACATTTGTTACACGGGTTTTCCAAGAACTGACTATCTACTAAAGGAAGTAAAAGAAAAGAATACTGAATCTACTCAGACGAAAATACTCTATTTACCAACCTATCGTCAGGAAAAGAATCAACACTTAACAGATGATATGGTAAAATTGGTGGAGAGTTTAGATGACACGTATTATCTGAAAATAAAAACACATCCTCATGAGGAGATAACTCAAGAGGAATTGATAAAAACATCTAGTCAGATTGAACTAGTTAAAAGTGATGAATCAGCAGATAAGCTCTTACTTGAGGCTGATATCTTAATAACAGATTATTCGTCTGTTGCTTTTGATTATAGTTTGATTAATCCAGCAGGTAAGCTGATATTTTATTGGTACGATGAAGCTCGTTACATAAAAGAAACAGGGCTTCAACCAAATATAAAAGAAAGCTTACCAAGTCAGGTATGTCACTCCATTGAAGAAGTGGTTGCTGAAATTAAGAGTCAACAACAAGATTTATCTCACTTCAATAAAATATGGAATACATACAATGATGGACAGGCTACAAAAAGACTGCTAGAGAAGATTGCAGAGAAAATGGATGGAAATACATGA
- a CDS encoding YveK family protein → MEETISLQEIITLLKKKAVLILSMFFIGVGLSALITFMVITPKYSATSQLIATSQSKDNTNANTDSINSNLMMINTYKDFIKGRVVTETAREKLEEEHGFKGTADDIKNMIAVEQTQQSQMFSIVVTSENPEEAATVANVVSDIFKKEAKEYTDADKVSVISKAETPTSPVSPNKKINLAIGGVLGLIIGIGLSLLSQLFNRTVKSIDYMSDQLNIPILGSIPLMDDKSINEVRKKQWAALEDANSTIEGSNDHYEFDLDDEVDGLEADLSSLRKDVNLEETIDLSELNITKIDLTNLENEADILSKKPDSRRKR, encoded by the coding sequence ATGGAAGAGACAATTAGTTTACAGGAGATAATTACGTTATTAAAGAAAAAAGCTGTATTGATTTTATCAATGTTTTTTATTGGGGTTGGGTTGTCAGCTTTAATTACATTTATGGTAATCACACCGAAGTATAGTGCGACATCACAGTTGATTGCAACTTCTCAGAGTAAAGATAATACAAATGCAAATACTGATAGTATTAATAGTAACTTAATGATGATTAATACTTATAAAGATTTTATCAAAGGAAGAGTTGTAACAGAAACAGCTAGAGAAAAATTAGAAGAAGAACATGGATTTAAAGGTACAGCAGATGATATTAAAAATATGATTGCAGTTGAACAAACGCAACAATCACAAATGTTTTCGATTGTTGTAACTTCTGAAAATCCAGAAGAAGCAGCTACGGTTGCAAATGTAGTTTCTGATATTTTTAAAAAAGAAGCTAAAGAGTATACAGATGCAGATAAAGTGTCCGTCATATCTAAAGCTGAAACACCAACGAGTCCAGTGTCTCCAAATAAAAAAATAAATTTAGCAATTGGAGGAGTTTTAGGTTTAATTATTGGTATTGGATTATCGTTATTAAGCCAATTGTTCAATCGTACAGTGAAATCGATTGATTACATGTCAGATCAATTGAATATTCCGATTTTAGGAAGTATACCATTAATGGATGATAAAAGTATTAACGAAGTCCGCAAGAAACAGTGGGCTGCTTTAGAAGATGCTAATTCAACTATTGAAGGTTCAAATGATCATTATGAGTTTGATTTAGATGACGAGGTTGATGGTTTAGAAGCAGACTTATCAAGTTTGAGAAAAGATGTAAATTTAGAAGAAACGATTGACTTGTCAGAGCTTAATATTACTAAAATAGACCTAACTAACTTGGAAAATGAAGCTGATATATTATCAAAGAAACCAGATAGTAGACGTAAAAGATAA
- a CDS encoding ABC transporter permease, translating to MNDVKTIILEQINNFGIIRRISKYEEKATYQSHYLGLIWQFLNPAIQIGIYYLVFGLGVNQGRKADGVPYIVWMLIGIIAWFFINSSILGGSNSIYRQVGMVSKMKFPVSILPLVNITSNFVSYRAMMILLMGTMFGFGISPTIYWLQYIYYFICMIAFLFAFGVLNSTITVLVRDYHIMLQSILRLLFYISGPIWNFKTMFRGTSHRWFIRLLELNPIYYIIDGFRDSFLSKGWFWEKGTQTIFFWLVVMFLLIVGSHIHMKFRARFVDFI from the coding sequence GTGAATGACGTAAAAACAATAATTTTAGAGCAAATCAATAATTTTGGGATTATTCGACGTATTTCTAAATACGAAGAAAAAGCAACCTATCAAAGTCACTATCTTGGACTTATTTGGCAGTTTCTAAATCCTGCCATTCAAATTGGGATTTATTATCTAGTATTTGGACTTGGTGTAAACCAAGGTCGTAAAGCAGATGGGGTTCCTTATATTGTTTGGATGTTAATCGGGATCATTGCTTGGTTCTTTATCAACAGCTCCATCTTAGGTGGTTCTAATAGTATTTACCGCCAAGTTGGTATGGTATCTAAGATGAAGTTCCCTGTGAGTATTTTACCATTAGTGAATATTACCAGTAACTTTGTTAGCTACCGTGCGATGATGATTCTTCTAATGGGAACGATGTTTGGTTTTGGCATTTCCCCAACTATTTATTGGTTACAGTATATCTATTACTTTATCTGTATGATTGCCTTTTTATTCGCCTTTGGTGTTTTAAACTCGACGATTACAGTTTTAGTAAGAGATTACCATATTATGCTTCAATCTATTTTGAGATTATTATTCTACATTTCAGGTCCAATTTGGAACTTTAAAACAATGTTTAGAGGAACAAGCCACAGATGGTTTATTAGATTATTAGAGTTAAATCCAATTTATTACATTATTGATGGTTTTAGAGACTCATTCCTTTCGAAGGGATGGTTCTGGGAAAAAGGAACACAAACGATCTTTTTCTGGTTAGTTGTCATGTTCCTACTTATTGTCGGCTCTCATATCCATATGAAATTTAGAGCACGATTTGTTGACTTTATTTAA
- the wecB gene encoding non-hydrolyzing UDP-N-acetylglucosamine 2-epimerase, giving the protein MNKKKIMSIFGTRPEAIKMAPVVKELEKSPEFESIVVITAQQREMLDQVLSVFKIKPDYDLDIMLPNQTLSQITSRVLEKLDPILAEERPDIILVHGDTTTSFVASLGAFYHQISIGHVEAGLRTWDKYAPYPEEMNRQMTDCLSDLYFAPTELSKKNLLASNIDEAKIIVTGNTVVDALSETTLHGFTHPVTKELKKDSKKILLTCHRRENFGEPMRNIFKAVVDMVETYEDIEVIYPVHPNPNVKKLAEEMFEKQERIHLVEPMDVIDFHNCMKESYFIMSDSGGIQEEAPSLGKPVLVLRDVTERPEGLETGILKLVGTNTQTILNAVKDLMEDTRYYKSLSTKGNPYGDGLASKRIAKALKEYGNK; this is encoded by the coding sequence ATGAATAAGAAGAAAATCATGAGCATCTTTGGAACAAGGCCAGAAGCCATCAAGATGGCACCAGTTGTAAAAGAGCTGGAAAAAAGCCCTGAGTTTGAATCAATTGTAGTGATTACAGCTCAACAAAGAGAGATGCTAGATCAAGTCTTATCTGTTTTTAAGATAAAACCAGATTATGATTTGGATATAATGTTACCTAATCAGACGCTATCTCAAATCACGAGTCGCGTGTTAGAGAAATTAGATCCTATTTTGGCTGAAGAAAGGCCAGACATTATTTTGGTTCACGGAGACACAACGACTTCATTTGTCGCAAGTCTAGGAGCCTTTTATCATCAAATAAGTATAGGACACGTAGAAGCAGGTCTTAGAACATGGGATAAATACGCACCGTACCCAGAAGAAATGAATCGGCAGATGACGGATTGCTTAAGTGATTTATACTTTGCTCCAACCGAGCTGAGTAAAAAAAATCTACTGGCATCAAACATTGACGAAGCTAAAATAATTGTTACAGGAAACACAGTGGTAGATGCGCTAAGTGAAACAACTCTACATGGATTTACTCATCCAGTGACTAAAGAATTGAAAAAGGATAGTAAAAAAATTCTTTTAACTTGTCACAGGAGAGAAAATTTTGGTGAGCCAATGAGAAACATTTTCAAAGCTGTCGTTGATATGGTTGAAACATATGAGGATATTGAGGTCATTTATCCCGTTCATCCAAATCCGAATGTGAAGAAATTAGCTGAGGAGATGTTTGAAAAGCAAGAGCGAATTCATTTAGTTGAGCCGATGGATGTGATAGATTTTCATAATTGTATGAAAGAAAGTTACTTTATTATGAGTGACTCAGGTGGCATCCAAGAAGAAGCACCGTCTTTAGGAAAACCAGTATTGGTTTTACGAGACGTAACAGAACGTCCAGAAGGCCTAGAAACAGGCATTTTAAAATTAGTTGGAACTAATACACAAACTATTTTAAACGCCGTAAAAGACTTGATGGAGGATACAAGGTATTATAAGTCCTTGAGTACAAAAGGAAATCCTTATGGAGATGGCTTAGCAAGTAAACGAATTGCGAAAGCACTCAAGGAATATGGTAATAAATAA
- a CDS encoding CpsD/CapB family tyrosine-protein kinase, with translation MAKKYKNHLLNPEAATLFTIVDPLSPISEQYRTIRTNIIYSKAESKTQSVIVTSSGPAEGKSTTSANLAVVFAQSGIKTLLVDADLRRPTVHRSFDIDNTKGLSSLLSVRRMSLGDVIQESDVHNLSLLPSGPISPNPSELLSSARMRKVMTILKSQYDFIIFDVPPITTVTDAQLIASQVDGAVLVVREGKTEKAGLERAVKLIQQVDSDVLGTVYVGENQSQDYSYYYS, from the coding sequence ATGGCTAAAAAATATAAAAATCATTTATTAAATCCTGAGGCAGCAACGTTATTCACGATTGTTGATCCCTTGTCTCCAATTTCGGAGCAATACAGAACGATTCGCACCAATATTATTTATTCAAAAGCTGAGAGTAAAACACAAAGCGTAATTGTAACCTCATCAGGTCCAGCAGAAGGTAAGTCAACAACATCTGCTAATTTAGCAGTGGTTTTTGCTCAATCTGGTATTAAAACATTATTAGTGGATGCGGATTTAAGAAGACCAACCGTTCATCGAAGTTTTGACATTGATAATACCAAGGGATTAAGCAGTTTGTTAAGTGTTCGTCGTATGTCTTTAGGAGATGTCATTCAAGAGAGTGATGTTCATAACTTAAGTTTACTTCCGAGTGGACCAATTTCACCTAATCCATCAGAGCTATTATCATCAGCACGTATGCGTAAAGTAATGACAATATTAAAAAGTCAATATGATTTTATTATCTTTGACGTTCCGCCAATTACTACAGTAACAGATGCTCAATTAATTGCATCACAAGTAGATGGTGCTGTGTTAGTAGTTCGTGAAGGCAAAACAGAAAAAGCGGGACTAGAAAGAGCAGTAAAATTAATACAACAAGTTGATTCAGATGTATTAGGAACTGTTTATGTAGGCGAAAATCAAAGTCAGGATTACAGCTATTATTATAGCTAA
- a CDS encoding CDP-glycerol glycerophosphotransferase family protein — MGLVSKGMRLVGPAILPKISYHKKTIDQYTKYYLSESVEKNTILYESRDGKSLTDSPFAIFEYLLKTDKNLDYTHVWVVTPSAELEKVMATYKDRSNVQFVVRNSNDYLKWLTKAEYLINNSTFQPFVTIKKEQTYINTWHGTPLKTMGFDIPGNPADAKNVVRNFFMADYLISPNQHTTDMFVKSYRLHDNYMGQIIEDGYPRIDQTYKDNVDHLLKTLFEFQVEIDLSKQILLYTPTWKGGNLSASKNEVAQIHHEMSLVREKFGETYNVLIKVHPFLYEEAKSYPELVPYLIPDIIDTNLLLGIVDCLVTDYSSIFFDYLVTDKPIFFYCWDDDLYSNKRGKYFEYEELPGPVAFNIEELILKLETMDEQKEIYKENYATFKERFTPYDDGHVTERLVDIIFKKEKLPQVKVIEPTSIKKRLLIYPGGMRSNGITSSFINLLQNIDFDEYDVVCFLDNIGTADQVKNVSFLPENVSFLFRFDIANYTVKERYQDLHIHMHGVKKGKEDKYPQDIYEREVRRLLGGQRFDVAIDFSGYSLNWSKYILGAKADKYVCYLHSDMMQDKEREVNGRKIHKMNLQGIFSAYHRYDELVSVSEAIKEVNQEKLAKYAAPEKFTYAVNTIDPDKILGKKQEAEKEDVLETEMFFRDAHLIHPKEDHIIRTSRPDMVLGNRQTRRFDESKINLLGKFTYNEEDYYKFTQNGAYVGWIKGDEVEVEPTKVLAKNEVSYFAKINTRGSDYLQTEPIGLETSYPLSNAGGLKNIYLPIEEEVITQEETSVKIKLGGKELGWLPKSKMTYSRKLNWTKDNHPPMKIKALRRLTLTINHLERRQTIKNVQYRPLKKEVIEGYFTNSTTHSVKGYAQPKVLESHQDLGVVTLIYVNSLCTTANGRWFETLDESGKTQWIQFEELILSPIVDEMIIFEKEVYDEVTFLRQEVPVYASKEECLAGNMTLAKALPKAIAIKEMKTSLSREFVLVQWEEKELWVEKELTHAEPLDGILNAEDELVPFPDKEKTNIVTTGRLSQEKNQVTLIEAFALFQEKNSESHLYIIGSGPEKNHLEEKIKELSLEKEVTLLGQIYNPFAFMKHCDVFALTSLYEGQSMVLLEALTLGMKCMSTDIPACRKVLEDGEYGVLAKSNDAAGVNEAIEELINGKHSFKTFDAYKYNKLALQMFYDLL, encoded by the coding sequence ATGGGATTAGTAAGTAAAGGAATGAGGTTGGTAGGACCAGCCATCTTACCAAAAATTTCTTATCATAAAAAAACGATAGATCAATACACGAAGTATTATTTATCAGAATCAGTTGAAAAAAATACAATTTTATACGAAAGTAGAGACGGAAAATCCTTAACAGACTCTCCTTTTGCTATTTTTGAGTATTTATTAAAGACTGATAAAAATTTAGATTACACCCATGTTTGGGTAGTGACACCAAGTGCTGAATTAGAAAAAGTAATGGCAACATATAAAGATAGAAGCAACGTCCAGTTTGTTGTTAGAAACTCTAATGATTACTTAAAATGGCTCACAAAAGCAGAGTACTTAATTAATAACTCGACGTTTCAACCTTTTGTAACAATCAAAAAAGAGCAAACTTATATCAATACTTGGCACGGAACGCCGCTAAAAACCATGGGATTTGATATTCCGGGAAATCCGGCAGATGCTAAAAACGTGGTACGTAACTTCTTTATGGCAGATTATTTAATCAGTCCGAATCAACACACCACAGACATGTTTGTTAAAAGTTATCGACTACATGACAATTACATGGGACAAATCATTGAAGATGGGTATCCAAGGATTGATCAAACCTACAAAGATAATGTGGATCACTTGTTAAAAACATTGTTTGAGTTTCAAGTTGAGATTGATTTAAGTAAACAAATTTTACTTTATACCCCTACTTGGAAAGGTGGTAACTTATCTGCTTCTAAAAACGAAGTGGCTCAAATCCATCATGAAATGAGTTTAGTCCGAGAAAAATTTGGTGAAACGTATAATGTCTTGATTAAAGTCCATCCATTCCTTTACGAAGAGGCTAAGAGTTATCCAGAGCTTGTCCCTTACTTGATACCAGACATTATAGATACCAACCTCTTATTAGGGATTGTGGATTGTTTAGTAACAGATTACTCAAGTATCTTCTTTGATTACCTAGTAACTGATAAACCAATATTCTTCTATTGTTGGGATGATGATTTATATTCCAATAAACGAGGTAAGTATTTTGAGTACGAAGAGTTACCTGGACCAGTTGCCTTTAATATAGAAGAACTTATCCTAAAGTTAGAAACGATGGATGAGCAAAAAGAAATCTACAAAGAAAACTACGCAACGTTCAAAGAGAGATTTACACCGTATGATGATGGACACGTAACAGAGCGTTTAGTGGATATTATCTTTAAAAAGGAAAAATTACCTCAAGTAAAAGTCATTGAACCAACAAGTATCAAAAAACGATTACTAATCTATCCAGGCGGGATGAGAAGTAATGGGATTACAAGTAGTTTTATCAACTTACTTCAAAATATCGATTTTGATGAGTATGATGTGGTTTGTTTCTTAGACAATATCGGAACAGCAGATCAAGTTAAAAATGTTTCTTTCTTACCAGAGAATGTTTCTTTCCTTTTTAGGTTTGATATAGCCAACTATACAGTGAAAGAAAGATACCAAGATTTGCATATTCATATGCACGGGGTCAAAAAAGGAAAAGAAGATAAATACCCACAAGATATCTATGAAAGAGAAGTTAGACGTCTTTTAGGTGGACAACGATTTGACGTGGCAATTGACTTTAGTGGTTATAGCTTAAACTGGAGCAAATACATCTTAGGAGCTAAAGCTGATAAGTATGTGTGCTACTTGCACAGTGATATGATGCAAGACAAAGAGCGTGAAGTAAACGGTAGAAAAATTCATAAAATGAACTTGCAAGGCATATTCAGTGCTTACCACCGTTACGATGAGCTTGTCTCTGTATCAGAAGCCATTAAAGAAGTGAATCAAGAGAAGTTAGCGAAATATGCAGCGCCTGAAAAGTTCACTTATGCAGTTAACACAATTGATCCTGACAAGATATTAGGGAAAAAACAAGAAGCTGAAAAAGAAGACGTATTGGAGACAGAGATGTTCTTTAGAGATGCACACTTGATTCATCCAAAAGAAGACCATATTATCCGTACCTCAAGACCAGATATGGTTTTAGGAAATCGTCAGACAAGACGTTTTGATGAGTCGAAAATTAATCTTTTAGGGAAATTTACTTATAACGAAGAAGATTATTATAAATTTACTCAAAATGGAGCTTACGTCGGTTGGATTAAAGGTGATGAGGTTGAAGTTGAGCCAACTAAAGTTTTAGCTAAAAATGAGGTAAGTTACTTTGCAAAAATTAATACACGAGGCAGTGATTACCTTCAAACAGAACCAATTGGATTAGAAACAAGCTATCCTCTTTCAAATGCAGGTGGTTTAAAAAATATCTACCTTCCAATTGAAGAAGAGGTCATCACTCAAGAAGAGACATCTGTCAAAATTAAATTAGGTGGAAAAGAGCTAGGTTGGTTACCAAAAAGTAAGATGACTTACTCAAGGAAACTAAATTGGACTAAAGATAATCATCCACCAATGAAAATCAAAGCTTTAAGAAGATTAACTTTAACAATTAATCATTTGGAGCGCAGGCAGACAATCAAAAATGTTCAGTATCGACCACTGAAAAAAGAGGTCATTGAAGGTTACTTTACTAATAGTACAACTCATTCAGTTAAAGGTTACGCACAACCTAAAGTGTTAGAGTCACATCAAGACCTAGGCGTTGTAACTTTAATTTATGTCAATTCACTTTGCACGACAGCTAATGGCCGTTGGTTTGAAACATTAGATGAGTCAGGAAAAACACAGTGGATTCAATTTGAAGAATTGATTTTATCTCCGATTGTAGATGAAATGATTATCTTTGAAAAAGAAGTTTATGACGAAGTAACATTCTTAAGACAAGAAGTACCTGTTTACGCTTCTAAAGAAGAATGCCTAGCAGGAAATATGACTCTAGCAAAAGCATTACCTAAAGCAATTGCCATCAAAGAGATGAAAACATCACTAAGCCGAGAGTTTGTGTTAGTTCAGTGGGAAGAAAAAGAATTATGGGTTGAAAAAGAGTTAACCCATGCTGAACCACTAGATGGAATCTTAAATGCAGAAGATGAGTTAGTACCATTTCCAGATAAAGAGAAGACAAATATCGTAACAACGGGTCGCTTGTCTCAAGAAAAGAATCAAGTGACATTGATTGAAGCTTTTGCTTTATTCCAAGAAAAAAATTCGGAAAGTCATTTGTATATTATTGGCTCAGGCCCTGAAAAAAATCACTTGGAAGAAAAAATCAAAGAATTATCGTTAGAAAAAGAAGTTACTCTTTTAGGTCAAATCTATAATCCTTTTGCTTTTATGAAGCACTGTGATGTATTTGCTTTAACATCACTCTATGAAGGTCAATCAATGGTCCTTTTAGAAGCCTTAACATTAGGAATGAAATGTATGTCAACCGATATTCCGGCTTGTAGGAAGGTATTAGAAGACGGAGAGTATGGTGTACTAGCAAAAAGCAATGATGCAGCAGGGGTAAATGAGGCAATCGAAGAGTTAATTAATGGGAAACACAGTTTTAAAACATTTGATGCTTATAAATACAACAAACTAGCTCTTCAAATGTTCTATGATTTATTGTAA